The Candidatus Palauibacter polyketidifaciens genome contains a region encoding:
- a CDS encoding DNA internalization-related competence protein ComEC/Rec2, which translates to MIALALAAGDVAGLALAPVDAVALQAPAAVVAGLLCAIVGRAAVRAARRAAVGAAGRGRPGRAGGVPPRATVGLAVVLAALAGLLAGLPSGTAALGACVATLEAGAAAVAVGTLADAVPERRPGRDAGLVRVSIRDAHIVSGGRICRLGAVRAFVRPGAGQEAGAAVLARGTWRTAGGTNPEAGRARLPRPPGTLGWIGGATLEPLEVPAHAVGSRGPGRWIIEWRAGLLARLDARLAPEHRAIGKALLLADRSTLDPATREAFVGAGIIHLLAISGLHVGLIGASLSWLIGLRVPGPRRLLYAACCTSAYVCLIGAPPSAVRAALMFWGWALAFRRARPARLSDLAALAATLAILADPLIVTDPGFQLSFAGFTGVVLGGRAPFPPWLSSRHLRGIGRALAVSCGAFLVTAPIAAFHFDRIVIASIPASVVAGGVVSLALPALALTLILPWGLWTLFAGAADVALALLAAIADFFAGLPLSWVGPGLGPRAWAVAAALVALVLDRTRARRGLGVVSVGAVLALTVAWPPLRAGLDRGTALVCTLAVGQGDAAVVRTGAGRWLVFDAGPGAAFRTAGTASGPPLIADAGSRVVVPFLRGKGARTVELLAISHPHLDHYGGAGAVFEALRVRRVLDPGVPEPSSLYLAFLERLQMEGASWHAPRAGDRLRIDDVELEFLWPEGPAGSDANEGSLSFRLTVGGFRYVNTGDAGVDVEREILEHLAPLRPEADLLKLGHHGSRTSTSLAWLEATQPDIAVISAGSGNRYGHPHAVTLARLDSARVPQVWRTDLDGPLCVEIDARGWRIADAP; encoded by the coding sequence TTGATCGCCTTGGCGCTCGCCGCCGGGGATGTGGCCGGGCTCGCGCTCGCCCCTGTCGACGCCGTCGCACTCCAGGCCCCCGCGGCCGTCGTGGCGGGGCTTCTCTGCGCCATCGTCGGCCGGGCCGCGGTGAGGGCTGCCCGCCGGGCCGCGGTGGGGGCCGCCGGTCGGGGTCGCCCCGGCCGGGCGGGCGGCGTCCCGCCCCGCGCCACGGTGGGTCTCGCAGTCGTGCTCGCCGCGCTCGCCGGGCTGCTCGCGGGTCTGCCGAGCGGCACGGCGGCGCTGGGGGCCTGCGTCGCCACGCTTGAGGCGGGCGCGGCCGCCGTGGCGGTCGGCACGCTCGCGGACGCGGTGCCGGAGCGGCGGCCGGGCCGGGATGCCGGCCTGGTCCGGGTGTCGATCCGCGACGCCCACATCGTCTCGGGGGGGCGGATCTGCCGCCTGGGCGCGGTGCGCGCCTTCGTGCGGCCCGGAGCGGGGCAGGAGGCTGGCGCGGCGGTGCTCGCCCGGGGCACATGGCGTACGGCGGGCGGGACGAACCCCGAAGCGGGGCGGGCACGGCTGCCCCGTCCGCCCGGGACGCTGGGCTGGATCGGCGGTGCGACGCTGGAGCCGCTGGAGGTCCCAGCGCACGCCGTGGGCTCGCGCGGCCCAGGCCGCTGGATCATCGAATGGCGGGCCGGGCTGCTCGCCCGGCTCGATGCCCGGCTCGCCCCCGAGCACCGGGCGATCGGCAAGGCGCTGCTGCTCGCCGACCGCAGCACGCTCGACCCCGCGACGAGAGAGGCGTTCGTCGGGGCCGGGATCATCCACCTGCTCGCGATCTCCGGGCTTCACGTGGGTCTTATCGGGGCCTCGCTTTCCTGGCTCATCGGCCTTCGCGTGCCCGGTCCCCGCCGGCTGCTCTACGCCGCCTGCTGCACGAGCGCGTACGTGTGCCTCATCGGCGCGCCCCCCTCGGCGGTGCGAGCCGCGCTGATGTTCTGGGGCTGGGCGCTCGCCTTCCGCCGGGCCCGCCCCGCCCGCCTCAGCGATCTCGCGGCGCTCGCGGCGACGCTCGCCATCCTGGCCGACCCGCTCATCGTGACGGATCCGGGGTTCCAGCTTTCCTTCGCCGGGTTCACCGGCGTCGTGCTCGGAGGCCGCGCACCGTTTCCGCCCTGGCTCTCCTCCCGACACCTGCGCGGGATCGGGCGAGCGCTTGCCGTGAGCTGCGGCGCGTTCCTCGTCACCGCGCCGATCGCGGCCTTTCACTTCGACCGCATCGTCATCGCATCGATCCCGGCCAGCGTGGTGGCGGGCGGGGTCGTGAGTCTCGCGCTTCCCGCTCTCGCGCTCACGCTGATCCTGCCGTGGGGGCTCTGGACTCTGTTCGCCGGCGCCGCGGACGTCGCGCTCGCGCTCCTCGCGGCGATCGCGGATTTCTTTGCGGGGCTCCCGCTGAGCTGGGTGGGTCCCGGACTCGGCCCCCGCGCGTGGGCGGTCGCGGCCGCGCTCGTCGCCCTCGTGCTGGACCGGACGCGCGCGCGGCGCGGCCTCGGCGTCGTCTCGGTCGGCGCCGTGCTGGCGCTCACGGTCGCATGGCCCCCGCTCCGGGCCGGCCTCGACCGGGGCACGGCGCTCGTCTGCACCCTCGCCGTGGGGCAGGGCGACGCCGCCGTCGTGCGGACCGGCGCCGGCCGATGGCTCGTCTTCGACGCGGGTCCCGGCGCGGCCTTCCGTACGGCCGGCACGGCATCCGGCCCGCCGCTGATCGCCGACGCGGGAAGCCGCGTCGTCGTGCCCTTCCTGCGCGGCAAGGGCGCCCGGACCGTGGAGCTCCTCGCCATCTCCCATCCCCACCTCGACCATTACGGCGGCGCCGGGGCGGTATTCGAGGCCCTCCGGGTCCGCCGCGTGCTCGATCCCGGCGTCCCGGAGCCCAGCTCCCTGTACCTCGCCTTCCTCGAACGGCTTCAGATGGAGGGTGCCTCCTGGCACGCGCCCCGCGCCGGAGACCGGCTCCGCATCGACGACGTCGAACTCGAGTTTCTCTGGCCCGAAGGCCCGGCCGGCTCGGATGCGAACGAGGGCTCCCTCTCCTTCCGTCTCACGGTCGGCGGCTTCCGCTACGTGAACACGGGCGACGCCGGCGTGGACGTCGAGCGCGAGATCCTGGAGCACCTCGCGCCGCTCCGCCCGGAGGCGGATCTCCTGAAGCTCGGCCACCACGGCAGCCGGACCTCCACTTCCCTCGCATGGCTGGAGGCGACGCAACCGGACATCGCCGTGATCTCGGCGGGGAGCGGGAACCGCTACGGGCACCCGCACGCCGTGACGCTGGCGCGACTCGACTCCGCCCGGGTGCCGCAGGTGTGGCGGACGGATCTCGACGGCCCCCTGTGCGTCGAGATCGACGCGCGCGGATGGAGGATCGCGGACGCGCCTTGA
- the miaB gene encoding tRNA (N6-isopentenyl adenosine(37)-C2)-methylthiotransferase MiaB, which translates to MERTELVTLKTPRADRLRDPRPDRPRDLRADRPREPRPLDARPRDPRPLGGRVYIETYGCQMNINDTELMEGLLVDEGFVSVDAPERADVILVNTCAIREHAEQRVRGRIGELQRHRKRRAGLVLGVTGCMAQRLGPRLIEEAAGVDLVAGPDAYRALPELIGSIRANAIERGQTLLGLDAEENYEGVDSVRREGVSAWITVQRGCDHRCTFCIVPYVRGPEKNRTPEAVLAETRRAVEDGFTEVVLLGQTVNSYESGDWNFATLLRAVSRVDGIRRVRFTSPHPNDVTPELLEVMAGEPTVCRQLHLPVQSGSDRILKRMVRRYTSEGFLGKVEAARREVPGIALSTDVIVGFPGEAEADFEATLELMRDVRFDDAYLYKYSLREGTPATRFPAGDFVPDDVGSERLERLIGEHRAIQREINESEVGSRREVLIERSARSAGDVLGRTEQNKVVAFPGDPCRIGTYAQVRLTGTTGATFMGRPC; encoded by the coding sequence GTGGAGAGGACGGAGCTCGTCACGCTGAAGACGCCCCGCGCGGATCGCCTCCGCGACCCCCGCCCGGATCGTCCCCGCGACCTCCGCGCGGATCGTCCCCGCGAGCCCCGCCCGCTCGATGCCCGCCCGCGCGACCCTCGCCCGCTCGGAGGCCGGGTCTACATCGAGACCTACGGGTGTCAGATGAACATCAACGACACCGAGTTGATGGAGGGGCTGCTCGTCGACGAGGGCTTCGTGAGCGTGGATGCGCCCGAGCGCGCCGATGTCATCCTCGTGAACACATGCGCGATTCGCGAACACGCGGAACAGCGCGTCCGCGGCCGGATCGGCGAGCTGCAGCGCCACCGGAAGCGGCGCGCCGGCCTCGTGCTGGGGGTGACGGGGTGCATGGCGCAGCGGCTGGGCCCGCGGCTCATCGAGGAAGCGGCGGGCGTGGACCTCGTGGCCGGGCCGGATGCGTACCGCGCCCTCCCGGAACTCATCGGTTCGATCCGGGCGAACGCGATCGAGCGCGGACAGACGCTGCTCGGACTCGACGCGGAAGAGAACTACGAGGGCGTGGACAGCGTGAGGCGGGAAGGCGTGAGCGCCTGGATCACGGTCCAGCGCGGCTGCGATCACCGCTGCACGTTCTGCATCGTTCCCTACGTGAGAGGACCCGAGAAGAACCGGACGCCCGAGGCGGTCCTCGCCGAGACCCGCCGCGCCGTGGAAGATGGGTTCACCGAGGTCGTGCTCCTCGGACAGACCGTGAACTCGTACGAGTCCGGAGACTGGAACTTCGCGACGCTGCTGAGGGCCGTGAGCCGTGTGGACGGGATCCGCCGCGTGCGTTTCACGTCGCCCCATCCCAACGACGTGACGCCGGAACTGCTCGAGGTGATGGCGGGGGAGCCGACGGTCTGCCGCCAGCTCCACCTGCCGGTGCAATCGGGCTCCGACCGCATTCTCAAGCGCATGGTCCGGCGCTACACGAGCGAAGGGTTTCTCGGGAAGGTCGAGGCCGCGCGCCGCGAGGTTCCCGGCATCGCGCTTTCCACGGACGTGATCGTCGGTTTCCCGGGGGAGGCGGAGGCGGACTTCGAGGCGACGCTGGAGCTGATGCGGGACGTGAGGTTCGACGATGCCTATCTGTACAAGTACTCGCTCCGCGAAGGGACGCCGGCGACGCGCTTCCCGGCCGGGGATTTCGTGCCGGACGACGTGGGTTCGGAGCGGCTGGAACGCCTGATCGGCGAGCACCGGGCGATCCAGCGCGAGATCAACGAGTCGGAGGTGGGTTCGCGGCGCGAGGTTCTGATCGAGCGCTCCGCGCGCTCGGCGGGCGATGTGCTCGGCAGGACGGAGCAGAACAAGGTCGTCGCCTTCCCCGGAGACCCCTGCCGGATCGGCACGTACGCGCAGGTGCGGCTCACGGGAACGACGGGCGCGACCTTCATGGGACGGCCCTGCTGA